Proteins encoded together in one Tripterygium wilfordii isolate XIE 37 chromosome 14, ASM1340144v1, whole genome shotgun sequence window:
- the LOC120015435 gene encoding box C/D snoRNA protein 1, whose translation MEQQQQEPKEEDERIQKFVRKCEECKENPSKYTCPGCSFRSCGLPCVKAHKQRTGCSGNRNQTQFVPLSEFDDNLIRSDYNLLEEVKRVAESAQRTRIKLRAYPHYNLPYYLRSLRSAAASRRTKLLLLPGGMSKREKNQSRYEQRKKFISWTIEWRFNSTDVILLDHGVHEDETLASVIEKHLKAGPWNHQLKQFCNEPLDSLKFFIRKYPKGPRSPYRELDVKAPLRQLLANVVILEYPVIHVFLPSHSFDFEVVKDCHPFTYNPVLKDSATNGPPSPKGVLFREEEIEVEDSSLDPRAVDFMNYANSSDVHRFSKRNKSEQTLNNSSGRTLYTQAAEASISPSKSESGGVGIFEDMEFDFDQGLIDAYSDLMAEINPDDYLNFEGEFEKDAKLEELRDLLDTNGVHSVEEELEEGEIAE comes from the exons ATGGAGCAACAACAGCAGGAACCCAAAGAAGAAGACGAACGAATACAAAAATTCGTTCGAAAATGCGAAGAGTGCAAAGAGAACCCATCAAAGTACACATGCCCCGGATGCTCTTTCCGCTCCTGTGGCCTCCCTTGCGTAAAAGCCCACAAGCAACGCACTGGATGCAGTGGCAACCGCAACCAGACCCAATTTGTTCCTCTCTCTGAGTTTGACGATAATCTTATCCGCTCTG ATTATAATTTGTTGGAGGAAGTGAAGAGGGTTGCTGAATCTGCTCAAAGAACTAGAATCAAATTGCGTGCTTATCCTCACTATAACCTGCCATATTATCTTCGAAGCCTCCGAAGTGCTGCTGCAAGTCGAAGAACAAAGCTCCTACTTCTCCCTGGTGGAATGTCAAAGAGGGAGAAGAATCAATCTCGCTATGAGCaaag GAAGAAATTTATCTCTTGGACAATTGAGTGGCGGTTTAACTCTACAGATGTTATTTTACTAGACCATGG AGTGCATGAAGATGAGACTCTTGCTTCTGTCATTGAGAAGCACCTGAAAGCTGGCCCTTGGAATCATCAGCTTAAGCAGTTTTGCAATGAGCCTCTGGACTCTCTCAAGTTTTTTATCCGTAAATATCCCAAG GGCCCCAGGTCACCTTATCGGGAGTTGGATGTGAAGGCACCACTAAGGCAACTATTGGCAAATGTGGTTATCCTGGAGTACCCTGTTATTCATGTTTTTCTTCCTTCCCACAGTTTCGACTTTGAAGTTGTCAAAGATTGCCATCCCTTCACCTATAATCCAGTGCTCAAGGATTCTGCCACCAATGGTCCCCCGAGTCCTAAAGGTGTTCTCTTCAGGGAGGAGGAAATAGAAGTTGAGGACAGCTCTTTGGATCCTAGAGCTGTTGATTTTATGAACTATGCTAATTCAAGTGATGTGCATAGATTCTCAAAACGAAACAAATCAGAGCAAACACTAAATAATTCATCGGGTAGGACTTTGTACACACAAGCAGCGGAAGCCAGCATTTCACCTTCCAAGTCCGAGAGTGGAGGAGTAGGAATTTTTGAAGACATGGAGTTTGATTTTGATCAAGGACTGATAGATGCATACTCTGATCTGATGGCAGAAATTAACCCCGACGACTATCTTAATTTTGAAGGCGAATTTGAGAAAGACGCAAAATTAGAGGAACTAAGAGATCTTCTAGATACCAATGGAGTTCACTCAGTGGAGGAGGAATTAGAGGAAGGGGAGATTGCTGAATGA
- the LOC120015434 gene encoding vicianin hydrolase-like produces MATHYWSYLLYCLVLLSGSLVTSNGAKPSHYSMPFNRSSFPAGFVFGAGIAAHQSEGAANIDGRGQSIWDTFTKNHPEKIWDHSTANIADDFYHHYKEDIQLMKKIGLDSFRFSISWSRVLPKGKISGGVNPLGVKFYNNLIDELLSNGLVPFVTIFHWDLPQALEDEYGGFLSSKIVNDFQDYADFCFKTFGDRVKHWVTLNEPYSYSNNGYNTGTFAPGRCSNYIGNCTSGNSATEPYIVAHNLLLSHGIAVKLYKQKYQAYQKGQIGITIVTNWFVPQNEKSAADHRAAYRVLDFLFGWFADPVIHGDYPKVMREIVAERLPKFTKSESEMLKGSLDFLGVNYYTTNYAAHTLTYPRVNLSYSTDNHAALSTYRNGKPIGTPTPLNWLFIYPKGIRALMLYIKNKYNNPPVYVTENGYADSVNTSKPIKEIVKDGMRIKYYHRHLYSLLQSIKEGANVKGYYAWSLFDDFEWDAGYTVGFGMIYVDFKNKLTRYMKYSAYWFKMFLLH; encoded by the exons ATGGCAACTCACTACTGGTCTTATCTCCTCTATTGCCTAGTCCTGCTGTCTGGATCCTTGGTCACCTCTAATGGTGCTAAACCAAGCCATTACTCAATGCCCTTCAACCGGAGCAGTTTTCCGGCCGGTTTCGTATTTGGTGCCGGTATTGCCGCTCACCAG TCTGAAGGAGCTGCAAATATAGATGGAAGGGGGCAAAGTATTTGGGATACCTTCACCAAGAACCACCCAG AGAAAATATGGGATCATAGCACAGCCAATATAGCTGATGACTTCTATCACCATTACAAG GAAGACATACAATTGATGAAAAAAATTGGGCTTGATTCCTTCAGATTTTCAATCTCCTGGTCAAGAGTATTGCCTA AGGGAAAAATCAGTGGGGGAGTGAATCCATTGGGTGTCAAATTCTACAACAATCTTATTGATGAGCTCCTATCCAATG GACTAGTGCCCTTTGTGACAATATTCCACTGGGATCTTCCACAAGCACTTGAAGATGAATATGGTGGATTCTTAAGTTCTAAGATTGT GAATGACTTCCAGGATTACGCGGACTTCTGCTTCAAAACATTTGGTGATAGAGTCAAGCACTGGGTAACCCTAAATGAACCTTATTCATACAGCAACAATGGCTACAACACCGGCACATTCGCCCCTGGCCGATGCTCGAATTACATTGGAAACTGCACTTCCGGCAACTCGGCCACCGAGCCCTACATTGTTGCTCATAATCTGCTTCTATCTCATGGCATTGCTGTCAAATTGTACAAACAAAAATACCAGGCTTATCAAAAGGGACAAATTGGGATCACAATTGTAACAAATTGGTTTGTACCCCAAAATGAGAAATCAGCTGCTGACCATAGAGCTGCCTACAGAGTTCTTGATTTTCTCTTTGGATG GTTTGCTGATCCGGTCATTCACGGGGATTATCCGAAGGTTATGAGAGAAATAGTAGCAGAGAGATTGCCTAAATTCACCAAGTCTGAATCTGAAATGCTTAAAGGGTCATTGGATTTTCTTGGAGTGAATTATTATACAACAAATTATGCAGCACATACTTTAACCTACCCTCGTGTTAACCTAAGTTACTCCACTGATAATCATGCTGCTCTTTCAA CTTATAGAAATGGAAAACCCATCGGTACACcg ACACCATTGAATTGGCTTTTCATCTACCCAAAGGGGATCAGAGCTCTGATGCTTTATATAAAGAACAAGTACAACAATCCACCAGTCTATGTTACTGAGAATG GATATGCTGACTCAGTGAATACATCAAAGCCAATTAAAGAAATTGTTAAGGATGGTATGAGAATAAAATACTATCACAGGCATCTCTACTCTCTCTTACAATCCATCAA GGAAGGAGCAAATGTGAAGGGATACTATGCTTGGTCATTGTTTGATGACTTTGAATGGGATGCTGGTTACACAGTTGGGTTTGGGATGATATATGTGGATTTCAAGAATAAGTTGACAAGATACATGAAATACTCTGCTTATTGGTTTAAAATGTTCCTACTCCACTGA